The following are encoded together in the Pectobacterium punjabense genome:
- a CDS encoding lipoprotein codes for MKTILLVAGTALFLAGCGEKGDFEKAINAKISKLKVCYSLQDNDIVFNKGFPVKVNRGYRSAGYSAGDEILNGLVEQGLLNVSQQANGFSSVDVLEVTDKGQEVEFWNREEGVCVGHRVVAEITSWTEPSEGNGAKITQVTYTWKLDGVPGWVDENAFSGVRGMSEPEEAKIVLVKTNNGWAAR; via the coding sequence ATGAAGACGATTTTACTCGTTGCTGGCACAGCGCTTTTTCTGGCGGGATGTGGTGAGAAGGGCGATTTTGAGAAGGCGATTAACGCGAAAATTTCAAAATTAAAGGTGTGCTACTCACTGCAAGACAACGACATTGTGTTCAACAAAGGTTTTCCGGTAAAGGTTAACCGTGGCTACCGTTCTGCTGGATACAGTGCCGGTGATGAAATCCTGAATGGGCTTGTTGAGCAGGGGCTGCTTAATGTTTCACAACAGGCGAATGGCTTTAGCAGTGTTGATGTTCTGGAGGTTACAGACAAAGGACAAGAGGTTGAATTTTGGAACCGTGAGGAAGGTGTCTGTGTTGGGCATCGAGTTGTCGCTGAGATCACAAGCTGGACTGAACCGAGTGAGGGTAATGGCGCTAAAATCACACAAGTGACCTATACGTGGAAGCTCGATGGCGTTCCGGGTTGGGTTGATGAAAATGCGTTCTCTGGCGTCAGGGGGATGTCTGAACCAGAAGAAGCCAAAATTGTTCTGGTGAAAACCAATAACGGCTGGGCTGCTCGGTAA